The Amyelois transitella isolate CPQ chromosome Z, ilAmyTran1.1, whole genome shotgun sequence genome contains a region encoding:
- the LOC106135618 gene encoding prefoldin subunit 1 produces the protein MAKPVDLELKKAFFELQVKMVETSKKIKDIDTQISVLKRYMQHVDITQHEISTLPPGTKTYESVGRMFLLTDLDEVKSNLKNRESQLTSRTKELEGTKHYLEKNLKESEDNIREMVQQRKEQSDTKAN, from the coding sequence ATGGCAAAACCCGTAGATTTAGAACTGAAAAAAGCCTTTTTTGAATTACAAGTCAAAATGGTGGAAAcaagcaaaaaaattaaagatatagATACTCAGATAAGTGTACTTAAACGCTACATGCAACATGTAGATATTACTCAACACGAGATTAGTACTTTACCACCTGGTACAAAAACCTACGAATCTGTTGGTAGAATGTTTCTTTTAACAGATTTGGATGAAGTTAAGAGTAATCTTAAAAACAGAGAATCACAACTTACAAGCCGCACTAAAGAACTTGAAGGCACAAAACattatttggaaaaaaatctcAAAGAAAGTGAAGACAATATAAGGGAGATGGTGCAGCAACGAAAGGAGCAGAGCGATACCAAGgcgaattaa